A single window of Ananas comosus cultivar F153 linkage group 24, ASM154086v1, whole genome shotgun sequence DNA harbors:
- the LOC109728769 gene encoding uncharacterized protein LOC109728769 produces MKKEELDFVLVPIGLAAMAGYHLWLLRRVLRRPTTTVIGINSINRRIWVQTMMEDPSKNGVLAVQTLRNNIMASTLLASTAIMLSSLIAVLMTSHSGGGGGEQEFVFGNTSGLVRSIKFFAILVCFLLAFLLNLQSIRYYSHASILINVPVRARRHRGTAAEYVARAVNRGSYFWSLGLRAFYFSFPLFLWVFGPIPMVGCCLFLVVTLYYLDVYKEWELGVGGEEEKGGEQC; encoded by the exons ATGAAGAAAGAGGAGCTCGACTTTGTGCTCGTCCCGATCGGCCTCGCGGCAATGGCCGGGTACCACCTCTGGCTGCTGCGccgcgtcctccgccgccccaccACCACCGTCATCGGCATCAACTCCATCAATCGCCGCATTTGGGTCCAGACGATGATGGAG GACCCGTCGAAGAACGGCGTCCTGGCGGTGCAGACGCTGCGGAACAACATCATGGCGTCGACGCTCCTGGCGTCGACCGCCATCATGCTCAGCTCGCTCATCGCCGTGCTCATGACGAGCCACAgtgggggcggcggcggagaacaAGAGTTTGTTTTCGGGAACACGAGCGGTCTCGTCCGGTCGATCAAGTTCTTCGCCATCTTGGTCTGCTTCCTGcttgccttcctgctcaacctGCAGTCGATACG GTACTACAGCCATGCGAGCATCCTGATCAACGTGCCGGTGCGGGCGCGGCGGCACCGGGGGACGGCTGCGGAGTACGTGGCGCGGGCGGTGAACCGGGGCAGCTACTTCTGGTCACTGGGGCTTAGGGCCTTCTACTTCTCCTTCCCCCTCTTCCTGTGGGTGTTTGGGCCCATCCCCATGGTGGGGTGCTGCTTATTCTTGGTGGTCACTTTGTATTACTTGGATGTGTACAAGGAGTGGGAGTTAGGGgttggaggagaagaggagaaagggGGAGAACAGTGCTGA
- the LOC109728500 gene encoding pentatricopeptide repeat-containing protein At4g16835, mitochondrial, giving the protein LLLLHRLFALIPRPDLVSFNTLLACHLAAADLAGARRLFAAMPARDLASYNTMLSGLSKLGAIGDARKLFDEMPRRNSVSWNAMVSGFSRAGDMASAEELFSRAPDRDDVILWTAMVSGYMDAGAVDKAEEMFDRMPVRNLVSWNAMIAGYVKNGRSEYGLMLFKKMAGALGVRPNASTLSSALLGCSNLSSLGLGKQIHQFVSKLPLGLITTVGTSLVSMYCKCGDLEDACKLFGEMHRKDVVAWNAMISGYAQHGYGVKALDLFEKMKGEGVEPNWITFVAVLSACNHAGLVEYGIECFESMKNVYNVEPQPDHYSCMVDLLCRAGSLAKAVQLIRSMPFKPYPAVYGTLLGACRTYKNLEFAEFAAQKLIELDPQGAGAYVQLANLYAAVNRWCDVSRVRKLMKENEVVKNPGYSWIEIKGVMHEFRSNDRVHSQLDLIHEKLSKLATRMKQMGYVPNLNYVLQDVGEELKELMLMRHSEKLAIAFGLISTSPGTTLRVFKNLRVCGDCHNAAKFISKIEERDIILRDTTRFHHFRDGGCSCGDYW; this is encoded by the coding sequence ctcctcctcctccaccgcctcttCGCCCTCATCCCCCGCCCCGACCTCGTCTCCTTCAACACCCTCCTCGCCtgccacctcgccgccgccgacctcgccggcGCCCGCCGCCTCTTCGCCGCCATGCCCGCGCGCGACCTCGCCTCCTACAACACCATGCTCTCCGGCCTCTCCAAACTCGGCGCCATCGGCGACGCCCGCAAgctgttcgatgaaatgccccGCAGGAACTCCGTCTCTTGGAACGCCATGGTCTCCGGATTTTCCCGCGCCGGCGATATGGCCTCCGCTGAGGAGCTCTTTAGTCGAGCTCCTGATCGGGACGATGTGATTTTGTGGACCGCGATGGTGTCCGGGTACATGGACGCTGGGGCGGTTGACAAGGCGGAGGAGATGTTCGATAGAATGCCCGTTAGGAATTTGGTCTCTTGGAATGCCATGATTGCCGGTTATGTTAAGAACGGGCGATCGGAGTATGGATTAATGCTCTTCAAGAAGATGGCAGGAGCTCTTGGGGTGCGGCCAAATGCGTCTACTTTGAGCAGTGCTCTGCTTGGTTGCAGCAATTTGTCATCTTTGGGTTTGGGAAAGCAGATCCATCAATTCGTTTCGAAGTTGCCCCTTGGTCTGATTACGACGGTTGGGACTTCTCTGGTCAGCATGTATTGTAAGTGTGGGGATTTGGAGGACGCATGTAAGCTGTTCGGTGAAATGCATAGGAAAGATGTCGTTGCATGGAATGCAATGATTTCCGGGTATGCGCAACATGGGTACGGAGTTAAAGCTCTAGATTTGTTCGAGAAAATGAAGGGAGAGGGAGTTGAGCCGAATTGGATCACCTTTGTGGCAGTTTTATCTGCTTGCAACCATGCAGGGCTGGTCGAGTACGGGATCGAATGCTTTGAGTCGATGAAGAACGTTTATAATGTTGAGCCACAGCCCGACCATTATTCTTGCATGGTCGATCTTCTCTGCCGAGCCGGCTCACTTGCGAAAGCTGTTCAATTGATCCGTTCAATGCCGTTTAAACCGTACCCCGCGGTCTATGGAACCTTATTGGGTGCTTGTAGGACCTACAAGAATTTGGAATTCGCGGAGTTTGCCGCTCAAAAGCTGATTGAGTTGGACCCACAAGGTGCAGGGGCTTATGTCCAGTTGGCCAATCTTTATGCCGCGGTGAATCGGTGGTGCGATGTATCCAGAGTTAGAAAGTTGATGAAGGAGAATGAGGTAGTGAAAAACCCTGGATATAGCTGGATTGAGATAAAAGGTGTAATGCATGAGTTCAGGTCGAACGATAGGGTTCACTCTCAGCTCGATTTGATCCATGAAAAATTGTCCAAGTTAGCGACGAGGATGAAACAAATGGGGTACGTGcccaatttaaattatgtattgcAAGATGTGGGGGAGGAACTGAAGGAACTGATGCTGATGAGGCACAGCGAGAAGCTTGCTATTGCTTTTGGGCTGATTAGTACATCACCTGGGACTACCCTAAGAGTGTTCAAGAACCTTAGGGTATGCGGGGATTGCCACAACGCTGCCAAGTTCATTTCAAAGATCGAGGAGCGGGACATAATTTTGAGGGACACTACCCGTTTTCATCATTTTAGAGACGGTGGTTGTTCTTGTGGGGATTATTGGTGA
- the LOC109728501 gene encoding extensin-3-like codes for MGGNKWLLLFALLILLDAAAAEARVHPMVPTPPPPHKHGVFGGVHPMVPTPPPPHKHGVFARVHPMVPTPPPPHRHGVFPGVHPMVPTPPPPHKHGVFARVHPMVPTPPPPHKHGVFARVHPMVPTPPPPHKHGVFARVHPMVPTPPPPHKHGIFAGVHPMVPTPPAPHKHGVFAGVHPMVPTPPPPHKHGVFAWVHPMVPTPPPPHKHGVFTRVHPMVPKPPPPHKHGVFAGVHPMVPTPPPPHKHEVFAGVHPMVPTPPPPHKHGVFTRVHPMVPTPPPPHKGRPPKHHHPTTWGTRSTAARCR; via the coding sequence ATGGGTGGGAACAAATGGCTTCTGCTCTTTGCATTGTTGATCCTCCTCGACGCCGCGGCGGCTGAGGCGCGGGTGCATCCGATGGTGCCGACACCTCCGCCACCGCACAAGCACGGTGTCTTTGGCGGGGTGCATCCGATGGTGCCAACACCTCCGCCACCGCACAAGCACGGTGTCTTCGCCAGGGTGCATCCGATGGTGCCGACACCTCCACCACCGCACAGGCACGGTGTCTTTCCCGGGGTGCATCCGATGGTGCCGACACCTCCACCACCGCACAAACATGGTGTCTTCGCCAGGGTGCATCCGATGGTGCCGACTCCTCCACCACCGCACAAGCACGGGGTCTTTGCCAGGGTGCATCCGATGGTGCCGACGCCTCCGCCACCGCACAAGCACGGTGTCTTTGCTAGGGTGCATCCGATGGTGCCGACACCTCCGCCACCGCACAAGCACGGCATCTTCGCGGGGGTGCATCCGATGGTGCCGACGCCTCCGGCGCCGCACAAGCACGGCGTCTTTGCCGGGGTGCATCCGATGGTGCcgacaccaccaccaccccacAAACACGGCGTCTTCGCCTGGGTGCATCCGATGGTGCCGACACCTCCGCCACCACACAAGCACGGTGTCTTCACCCGGGTGCATCCGATGGTGCCAaagcctccgccgccgcacaaGCACGGTGTCTTCGCAGGGGTGCATCCAATGGTGCCaacgcctccgccgccgcacaaGCACGAGGTCTTTGCCGGGGTGCATCCAATGGTGCCGACGCCTCCACCACCGCACAAGCACGGTGTCTTCACCAGGGTGCATCCGATGGTACCgacacctccgccgccgcacaaGGGGAGGCCTCCGAAGCACCACCACCCCACCACATGGGGCACCCGAAGCACGGCCGCTAGATGCCGTTGA
- the LOC109728774 gene encoding protein RESPONSE TO LOW SULFUR 2-like, which yields MATAMATEVAALRRRNEELEREVGEARAEAERARARARAAEEAEERLCAELGEIEAEAAAAAREYRAHLRALADELALARALLSSSSSSAAAAAMARC from the coding sequence ATGGCGACGGCGATGGCGACGGAGGTGGCGGCGCTGCGGCGGCGGAACGAGGAGCTGGAGAGGGAGGTGGGGGAGGCGcgggcggaggcggagcgggcgcgagcgcgggcgcgggcggcggaggaggcggaggagcggcTCTGTGCCGAGCTCGGAGAGATAGAGGccgaggccgccgccgccgcccgcgaaTACCGCGCCCACCTCCGCGCCCTCGCCGATGagctcgccctcgcccgcgccctcctctcatcatcatcatcatcagcagcagcagcagcaatggcTCGTTGCTGA